From the Nodularia sp. NIES-3585 genome, one window contains:
- a CDS encoding nitrogen fixation protein, which produces MENLPTENTTLCPSSRPEAVNSVVFGVIGGTVAEPRVAYLKQPQPVTSELLAKASPITPAEIFRTASPCATKNCQHFDGQDCRLAMQIVEKLPAVAKELPPCSIRRDCRWWQQEGKAACRRCPQVITDNYNASELVMNVANSSAR; this is translated from the coding sequence ATGGAAAATTTGCCTACTGAAAATACCACACTCTGTCCCAGTTCTAGACCAGAAGCTGTAAATAGTGTTGTCTTTGGAGTTATCGGTGGAACTGTAGCAGAACCTCGTGTAGCTTATCTCAAGCAGCCACAGCCTGTCACAAGTGAACTATTAGCCAAGGCTAGTCCCATTACACCTGCCGAAATATTCCGTACAGCTTCACCTTGCGCGACTAAAAATTGTCAGCATTTTGATGGACAAGATTGCCGTCTCGCAATGCAAATTGTAGAGAAATTACCTGCGGTAGCTAAGGAACTTCCTCCCTGTTCTATACGCAGAGATTGTCGTTGGTGGCAACAAGAAGGCAAAGCAGCTTGTAGGCGTTGCCCGCAAGTGATTACAGATAACTACAATGCATCTGAACTAGTAATGAATGTGGCAAATTCTAGTGCTAGATAA
- a CDS encoding RNA-guided endonuclease TnpB family protein produces the protein MYGCQQVLINPDKDLKALLEYVCIEANKLINCGIYYSRQYYFRTGKFPSQADLHKQIGTVQKNKHYQALYSDTAQQILTGVAESFKSFTSLLKGVKKGTVTQKPRLPNYRTPGGLALATFTGRSLKLKDGMIRFPLGSLVKAWFGIDSFYLPMPANLDFKSIREVRILPRNRCFYAEFVYQQNIKVIELDKSKVLGIDHGLNNWLTCVSNIGTSFIVDGLHLKSLNQWYNKSVAKIKENKPQGFWSNRLAAITEKRHRQIRDAVNKAARIVINYCIDNKIGSIVFGWNTGQKDGADMGKKNNQKFVQIPTARLKNRIEQLCEQSGIDFIETEESYTSKASFLDSDELPTFGEKPEGWKSSGIRTERGLFKTATGIKINADCNGAANIVRKVAMMAKFDLAGISRGCLSQPKKVLLWTLQKSPCLQTGEA, from the coding sequence GTGTACGGTTGTCAGCAAGTTTTAATTAATCCTGATAAAGATTTGAAGGCTTTGCTTGAATATGTTTGTATAGAAGCAAATAAGTTAATCAATTGTGGTATTTATTACAGCCGTCAATACTATTTCAGGACTGGTAAATTCCCCAGTCAAGCTGATTTACACAAACAGATAGGAACTGTTCAAAAGAATAAGCACTATCAAGCTTTATATTCAGACACAGCACAACAGATATTAACTGGTGTTGCAGAATCTTTTAAGTCTTTTACTAGTCTATTGAAGGGTGTAAAAAAGGGTACTGTTACCCAAAAACCTAGATTACCCAATTACAGAACACCAGGGGGTTTGGCACTAGCTACGTTTACCGGACGCTCTCTTAAATTGAAAGATGGGATGATTAGATTCCCGTTAGGCAGTCTGGTAAAAGCTTGGTTTGGCATTGATAGCTTTTATCTCCCAATGCCTGCAAATCTAGATTTTAAGTCAATTCGAGAGGTAAGAATTCTACCAAGAAATAGATGCTTTTATGCGGAATTTGTTTATCAACAAAACATAAAAGTTATTGAGCTTGATAAATCAAAAGTGCTAGGAATTGACCACGGCTTAAATAATTGGCTAACTTGTGTTTCTAACATCGGAACATCCTTCATTGTTGATGGTTTACACTTAAAAAGTCTAAACCAATGGTATAACAAATCAGTTGCCAAAATTAAAGAGAATAAGCCGCAAGGCTTTTGGTCTAACAGACTGGCAGCAATTACGGAGAAACGCCACCGTCAAATACGTGATGCAGTTAACAAAGCTGCAAGGATTGTAATCAACTATTGTATTGATAATAAAATAGGTTCCATCGTTTTCGGCTGGAATACTGGTCAGAAAGATGGTGCTGACATGGGTAAGAAGAACAATCAAAAGTTTGTTCAAATCCCAACTGCAAGACTCAAAAACCGTATTGAACAACTTTGTGAACAATCCGGAATAGATTTTATTGAAACAGAAGAAAGCTATACTTCTAAAGCTAGTTTTCTAGACAGCGATGAGCTACCTACATTTGGTGAAAAACCCGAAGGGTGGAAAAGTAGCGGTATTAGAACTGAGCGCGGTTTGTTCAAAACAGCAACCGGAATCAAGATAAATGCTGATTGTAACGGTGCTGCAAATATCGTTCGTAAAGTAGCGATGATGGCTAAATTTGATTTAGCTGGAATCAGTAGAGGTTGTTTAAGTCAGCCTAAGAAAGTTCTTTTATGGACTCTTCAGAAATCCCCGTGTCTTCAGACCGGGGAAGCTTAA
- the lipB gene encoding lipoyl(octanoyl) transferase LipB has product MIRSIEPDYRRCLLFNTGLMPYTDALLWQRSLLQERILEPSLDDVLILLEHPPVYTWGQGSNPEFLKDLDQSQFDVHRVERGGEVTYHCPGQVVGYPILNLQYYRKDLHWYLRQLEEVLIRVLAVYGLTGDRLPGFTGVWLEGRKVAAIGIKVSRWITMHGFAFNVCPDMSGFKQIIPCGIADKPVGSLAEWIPGITCEEVRVNIAQSFAEVFGVELVE; this is encoded by the coding sequence ATGATCCGTAGTATCGAACCAGATTACAGACGTTGTTTGTTATTTAACACAGGATTAATGCCATACACAGATGCGCTTTTATGGCAGCGATCGCTTCTCCAGGAGCGCATTCTTGAACCTAGTCTGGATGATGTGTTAATCTTGCTAGAGCATCCGCCTGTCTATACTTGGGGACAAGGCAGCAATCCCGAATTTCTCAAAGACCTAGATCAAAGTCAATTCGATGTTCACAGAGTTGAACGTGGTGGCGAAGTAACTTATCATTGCCCTGGTCAAGTTGTAGGGTATCCTATTTTAAATCTGCAATATTATCGTAAAGATTTGCATTGGTATCTCCGACAGTTAGAAGAGGTATTAATTCGGGTATTGGCAGTTTATGGATTGACAGGCGATCGCCTTCCCGGTTTTACTGGAGTTTGGCTAGAAGGGCGAAAAGTTGCCGCTATTGGAATTAAAGTCAGCCGTTGGATTACCATGCACGGCTTTGCATTCAATGTTTGTCCCGATATGTCAGGCTTTAAACAAATTATCCCCTGTGGTATTGCTGATAAACCCGTAGGCAGTTTAGCCGAATGGATTCCCGGTATTACCTGCGAAGAAGTGCGCGTTAATATAGCCCAATCTTTTGCGGAAGTATTCGGCGTGGAATTAGTCGAGTGA
- a CDS encoding Nif11-like leader peptide family natural product precursor, protein MSLEHVKTFYEKIAKDESFRAQVQGATSKDECSQIVKSAGYDFTQEEFEEYTLQLLESTANEGELQDLSEEELAAVVGGATTGIVGSILPYMVLLYGLPPMDLWPQNKFLK, encoded by the coding sequence ATGTCTCTCGAACACGTCAAGACTTTCTACGAAAAAATAGCAAAAGATGAGAGTTTTCGCGCTCAAGTTCAAGGTGCGACAAGTAAAGATGAATGTAGCCAAATAGTTAAAAGTGCTGGTTACGATTTCACCCAAGAAGAGTTTGAAGAATATACTCTTCAATTGTTGGAATCCACTGCTAATGAAGGTGAACTCCAAGATTTGAGTGAGGAAGAATTAGCAGCAGTTGTTGGTGGTGCAACAACAGGAATTGTGGGATCTATATTACCTTATATGGTCTTACTGTATGGGTTGCCACCAATGGATCTTTGGCCACAAAATAAATTTTTGAAGTGA
- the tnpA gene encoding IS200/IS605 family transposase, whose amino-acid sequence MKTTLEYRTGNHSKGNAVVHLVWIPKRRKKVLVGEIAKRLRQIINELAQEKDWDILALEVAPDHVHIFVEHHPDIAINQVVKAFKGRSSYILRKEFPQLLKLPSLWTNSYFYSTAGQVSAEVIKRYIEDPHHG is encoded by the coding sequence ATGAAGACTACTTTAGAGTACAGAACTGGCAACCACTCAAAAGGTAATGCAGTAGTCCATCTAGTCTGGATTCCCAAGCGCCGCAAAAAGGTCTTAGTTGGGGAGATAGCTAAACGCCTTCGACAAATAATTAATGAGTTAGCACAGGAAAAAGACTGGGACATATTGGCTTTAGAAGTTGCACCTGACCATGTGCATATATTTGTAGAGCATCATCCAGATATAGCGATTAATCAAGTAGTTAAAGCATTTAAAGGACGTTCGTCTTATATATTGCGAAAAGAGTTTCCCCAGCTACTAAAACTGCCTAGCTTATGGACTAACAGTTATTTTTATTCAACTGCTGGGCAGGTTTCGGCTGAAGTAATCAAGAGGTATATTGAAGACCCTCACCACGGTTAA
- a CDS encoding NYN domain-containing protein: MSTTNFTKAENSHQFPEGEPNLPRKNLIKNGTKHENIQKRQPLSHSSSLKLENRGRVAIFIDGVSLFHTALQLGIEIDYLKLLCHLTGGSRLLRAFFYTAVDTSRPSAARPRPNEKQQGFLFWMRRNGYRVVTKEVQLADHTKKHNLNVEIAVDMITLAPYYDTAILVSGDRDLAYAVNAVSATGSRVEVVSLRAITSDSLIDVADEFIDLDRIKQYIQKDSHLGYSYRVLSNSKL, from the coding sequence ATGAGTACCACTAATTTTACCAAAGCAGAAAATTCCCATCAATTCCCAGAGGGAGAACCTAATTTACCAAGAAAAAACTTGATAAAAAATGGTACAAAACATGAAAATATACAAAAACGGCAGCCTTTATCTCATAGTTCCTCGTTAAAACTTGAAAATCGGGGTCGAGTAGCTATTTTCATTGATGGCGTAAGTCTATTTCATACAGCTTTACAACTCGGTATTGAAATCGACTATCTCAAATTGCTTTGCCATTTAACTGGAGGTTCGCGGTTGTTGCGTGCTTTCTTTTATACTGCTGTCGATACTTCTCGACCAAGTGCTGCACGTCCACGCCCTAATGAAAAGCAACAAGGTTTTCTGTTTTGGATGCGTCGCAATGGTTATCGTGTAGTTACCAAAGAAGTTCAACTGGCAGACCATACCAAAAAACACAATTTGAATGTAGAAATTGCTGTGGATATGATTACCTTAGCTCCTTACTATGATACCGCAATTTTAGTGAGTGGAGATAGAGATTTAGCTTATGCTGTGAATGCTGTCAGCGCCACAGGTTCTCGCGTTGAAGTTGTGAGTTTGCGGGCAATCACTAGCGACAGTTTGATTGATGTTGCTGATGAGTTCATTGACCTCGACAGGATTAAACAATACATTCAGAAAGATTCCCATCTTGGTTATAGTTATCGAGTGCTTTCCAATTCCAAGCTGTAA
- a CDS encoding XdhC family protein, with protein sequence MLNFYQKLAKSLKQNPVVLATVTSTKGSVPREVGAKMLISADGKTYGTIGGGAGEAKVYQQALEILQTGEKKFVEIDLTGTPATQGVCGGTMLVWLELWTESENLNLVNQIIDILTSGRLRGAQCQRRSLAIVTPFNTDAKPYLETTNTSSLPQLKNHALIETLLPPPTLLIMGAGHIGFYLAQVAKIAGFEIIVHDERSDFATPERFPDASLVLTQAINLITEILEKIPNLYVALVTRGYVQDLEALQMLSNLQLQYIGMVGSEKRVRTVYKNLQLNPEFIQQIYAPIGLDIGALTPEEIAVSICAELIKVRRGGTGTSLSAKM encoded by the coding sequence ATGCTCAACTTTTACCAAAAACTAGCAAAAAGCTTAAAACAAAACCCCGTAGTCCTAGCCACAGTCACAAGTACCAAAGGTTCAGTACCCAGAGAAGTAGGCGCAAAAATGTTGATCAGCGCTGACGGAAAAACCTACGGAACAATTGGCGGTGGTGCTGGAGAAGCCAAAGTTTATCAGCAAGCCTTAGAAATACTCCAAACAGGCGAGAAAAAATTTGTAGAAATTGATTTAACAGGCACACCAGCCACTCAAGGCGTTTGTGGTGGCACAATGTTGGTATGGCTAGAACTATGGACAGAAAGTGAAAATTTAAACTTAGTCAACCAAATTATAGATATTTTAACATCCGGGCGATTGCGCGGAGCGCAGTGCCAGAGGCGATCGCTTGCAATTGTCACCCCATTTAATACAGATGCCAAACCTTACTTAGAAACAACAAACACGTCCAGCTTACCACAGTTAAAAAATCATGCTTTAATCGAAACCTTGCTACCACCACCCACACTCTTAATTATGGGTGCGGGACATATAGGCTTTTACTTAGCACAAGTTGCCAAAATAGCCGGATTTGAAATTATTGTACACGATGAGCGCTCAGACTTTGCTACCCCAGAAAGATTTCCCGACGCATCACTGGTACTAACGCAAGCCATTAATTTAATTACAGAGATCCTAGAAAAAATTCCTAATTTATACGTCGCTTTAGTCACTAGAGGTTATGTGCAAGATTTAGAAGCCTTACAAATGCTCAGTAATTTACAGCTACAATATATTGGGATGGTGGGTAGTGAGAAACGAGTTCGGACAGTATACAAAAACTTGCAACTAAATCCGGAATTTATACAACAAATATATGCACCTATTGGTTTAGATATTGGCGCATTAACACCAGAAGAAATCGCTGTGAGTATCTGTGCAGAATTAATTAAAGTCCGCCGTGGTGGAACCGGAACATCCTTATCTGCGAAAATGTAG
- a CDS encoding site-2 protease family protein, translated as MNGTIRVGNLFGIPFYIHPSWFLVLGLVAWSYSSGLTAQFPWLSGGLALTLGLMTALLLFASVVAHELGHSFVAIRQGIDVKSITLFIFGGLASLEKESKTPGEAFWVAIAGPLVSLVLCGVFTVIGVTTAATGATAAILGVLASVNLALALFNLIPGLPLDGGNILKAAVWKITGNPYKGVTFASRVGQVFGWVAIASGLIPLLFFGSFANSWNLLIGFFLLQNAGKTAQFARVQEKFTGLTAADAVTFNSPIVSANDSLREFADQRIFNNQDWKTFLVTDEDGKLIGAINLNDLRTVPTTQWTETPVSAVMKSIEESTTVKSDQPLLEVVQLLEQQKLSTLSVIRDNGVLVGILEKAAIIQLLQNKTQPNPV; from the coding sequence ATGAATGGCACAATTCGCGTTGGTAATCTCTTCGGGATTCCCTTCTATATCCATCCGTCGTGGTTTCTAGTTCTGGGCTTGGTAGCTTGGAGTTATAGCAGTGGACTCACGGCACAGTTTCCCTGGTTATCTGGGGGATTAGCTTTAACACTGGGATTGATGACAGCGTTGTTATTGTTTGCCTCTGTCGTCGCCCATGAATTAGGACACAGTTTTGTGGCAATTCGCCAAGGAATTGATGTCAAATCCATTACACTATTTATATTTGGTGGATTGGCTAGCTTAGAAAAAGAATCGAAAACCCCAGGTGAAGCATTTTGGGTAGCGATCGCCGGGCCTTTAGTTAGCCTCGTCCTCTGTGGTGTATTTACAGTCATTGGTGTCACGACCGCCGCCACAGGTGCAACAGCAGCTATTCTTGGTGTTCTGGCTTCTGTAAACTTGGCATTAGCGTTATTTAACTTGATTCCTGGCTTGCCTTTAGATGGTGGTAATATCCTCAAGGCTGCTGTGTGGAAGATTACAGGCAACCCTTACAAAGGTGTCACTTTTGCCAGTCGCGTCGGACAAGTATTTGGTTGGGTAGCGATCGCATCTGGTTTAATTCCACTACTATTCTTTGGTAGCTTCGCTAACTCTTGGAACTTGTTAATCGGTTTCTTCCTACTGCAAAATGCCGGAAAAACAGCGCAATTTGCGAGAGTACAAGAAAAATTCACAGGTTTGACAGCAGCAGATGCTGTGACATTTAATAGCCCAATTGTATCTGCCAATGATAGCCTCAGAGAGTTTGCTGACCAACGAATTTTTAACAATCAAGATTGGAAAACATTCTTAGTCACTGATGAAGATGGAAAATTAATCGGCGCAATTAATCTTAATGATTTACGAACTGTTCCCACAACACAGTGGACAGAAACCCCAGTCAGCGCCGTGATGAAGTCCATTGAGGAATCGACTACAGTCAAATCAGATCAACCTCTGTTGGAAGTAGTACAGTTACTCGAACAACAAAAGTTATCCACACTTTCTGTGATTCGTGACAATGGTGTACTGGTAGGAATTTTAGAAAAAGCAGCGATTATTCAGTTACTGCAAAATAAAACTCAACCTAATCCTGTATAG
- the holA gene encoding DNA polymerase III subunit delta, with the protein MPIYVYWGEDDFAIEKAVTILRDRILDPLWTSFNYTSLSPDQPDAAITALNEVMTPAFGGGGRLVWLINTTLCQHCPENILAELTRTLSVIPENSWLLLTSRNKPDERLKSTKLLKKSAHEFREFPLIPPWKTELLVQSVNQVAQTVGVKLTPRTAEILAEAVGNDTRLLYNEMEKLRLYTSNSGKPLDVDTITQLVRNTTQNSLQLAAAIRMGETAKALNILADLINAAEPGLKIVATLIGQFRTWLLVKIAMESGERNPQAIAQLAEVNNPKRIYFLQQEVKLLSVQQLISCLPLLLELEVSLKQGYTEVSALQTKVIELCQVCQRGGH; encoded by the coding sequence ATGCCAATCTATGTTTACTGGGGTGAGGATGATTTTGCCATCGAAAAAGCAGTTACAATATTACGCGATCGCATTCTCGATCCACTCTGGACAAGTTTTAACTATACATCTTTATCCCCAGATCAACCCGATGCGGCAATTACGGCTTTAAATGAAGTGATGACACCCGCCTTCGGTGGTGGTGGACGATTAGTCTGGTTAATTAATACTACTCTGTGTCAGCATTGCCCAGAAAATATTTTAGCAGAACTGACGCGAACCCTGTCAGTCATTCCTGAAAACTCCTGGTTATTACTCACCAGCCGCAACAAACCAGATGAACGCCTGAAATCTACCAAATTGCTGAAAAAATCCGCCCATGAATTTCGCGAATTTCCGCTCATCCCACCCTGGAAAACCGAATTGCTGGTACAGTCTGTGAATCAAGTTGCTCAAACTGTGGGAGTAAAACTGACTCCCAGAACTGCGGAAATTTTAGCAGAGGCTGTGGGTAATGATACACGTTTGTTGTATAATGAAATGGAAAAACTGCGGCTTTATACATCAAATAGCGGTAAACCTTTAGACGTAGATACCATTACACAATTAGTCAGAAATACTACTCAAAATAGTTTACAATTAGCAGCAGCAATTAGAATGGGGGAAACAGCTAAAGCTTTAAATATTTTGGCTGATCTCATCAACGCTGCCGAACCGGGATTGAAAATAGTTGCTACTCTTATCGGTCAGTTTCGTACTTGGTTATTGGTTAAGATTGCTATGGAAAGTGGGGAACGGAATCCCCAAGCGATCGCCCAATTAGCCGAGGTAAACAATCCCAAACGCATTTACTTTCTACAGCAAGAAGTCAAATTACTTTCTGTACAGCAACTAATCTCTTGCTTACCACTACTGCTAGAGTTAGAAGTCAGCCTCAAGCAAGGATATACCGAAGTATCTGCACTTCAGACCAAAGTAATAGAACTTTGTCAAGTATGCCAACGCGGCGGACATTAA
- a CDS encoding cell wall metabolism sensor histidine kinase WalK, which translates to MGWRWAKSLPLASRLFLSHLVVMIVGLVSLVIISGISSPRIFFLHLQRLESRGMRLINIRTELVQGFETAWRRSTIWSVVVGSTAAGGLSYWVSKRIMLRLTEMEQITQKFASGQLEARLPLSDIPELQRLGTSFNRMAASLEGVEARRRELIGDMTHELRTPLTVVRGYLEELADGEMEPSPEIYRRLAKETKRLERLVNDLQELSKAEAGYLPINIQPVTLRPLLESLVEKFSDQLLEDGPVLGWECPDQLPLVLADIDRTEQVLVNLLGNAIRHTVKGAITIRVSIEASQLWIAVIDTGIGITPEDLPHVFERFWRADQSRDRDSGGTGIGLTITRRLVELQGGRIYVTSELGMGSTFRFCLPLA; encoded by the coding sequence ATGGGCTGGCGTTGGGCAAAGTCTTTGCCTCTGGCATCGCGTCTGTTTTTATCCCACCTCGTAGTGATGATAGTGGGGTTAGTTAGTCTTGTAATTATTAGTGGAATCTCTTCTCCACGCATTTTTTTCCTGCACTTGCAAAGATTAGAAAGTCGAGGGATGAGATTAATTAATATTCGGACTGAATTGGTGCAAGGATTTGAAACTGCTTGGCGGCGTAGCACTATTTGGTCTGTTGTCGTCGGTAGCACTGCGGCGGGAGGATTGAGTTATTGGGTATCTAAACGAATTATGCTGCGGTTGACAGAGATGGAACAAATTACCCAAAAGTTTGCATCAGGTCAGCTAGAAGCGCGATTACCTTTATCTGATATTCCCGAATTACAACGGTTGGGGACTAGTTTTAATCGGATGGCGGCTAGTTTAGAAGGGGTGGAAGCACGGCGGCGAGAATTAATTGGGGATATGACCCATGAACTGCGGACACCATTAACGGTTGTGCGGGGTTATTTAGAGGAACTCGCTGATGGAGAAATGGAACCATCTCCGGAGATTTATCGGCGATTGGCGAAGGAAACGAAGCGGTTAGAGAGATTAGTTAACGATTTACAGGAATTATCTAAGGCAGAAGCTGGTTATCTACCAATTAATATCCAACCTGTGACTTTGCGGCCTTTATTAGAGTCATTAGTGGAAAAATTTAGCGACCAACTGCTAGAAGATGGCCCTGTTTTAGGCTGGGAATGTCCCGACCAATTACCGCTGGTATTGGCAGATATTGACCGCACAGAACAGGTGTTAGTCAATTTACTGGGTAATGCTATCCGTCATACTGTCAAAGGTGCAATTACTATCCGTGTTTCTATTGAAGCGTCTCAACTCTGGATTGCTGTTATCGATACAGGTATTGGGATTACTCCTGAGGATTTGCCCCATGTGTTTGAACGCTTTTGGCGGGCTGACCAATCACGCGATCGCGATTCTGGTGGTACTGGTATTGGTTTAACTATAACTCGCCGTCTAGTGGAACTGCAAGGCGGTCGGATTTACGTAACCAGCGAATTGGGAATGGGCAGCACCTTTCGTTTTTGCTTACCTTTGGCTTGA
- a CDS encoding response regulator transcription factor, with protein MDILIVEDELEISQLIQHSLNKEGFDCRISRDGINALQMFQEQPPDLIILDLMIPGLDGLEVCARIRQQPGAKDPYILMLTARGEEIDRVIGLSTGADDYMVKPFSPRELVARVRALLRRSLRQGGQHQVNRTRHFVIDLDQHTAIRQINSQPAETLDLTTLEFNLLNTFVSNPGRVWNRTQLIDKLWGDDFFGDERVVDTHVARLRKKVEPDPASPTFIKTVVGVGYKFEDSL; from the coding sequence ATGGATATTTTAATTGTTGAGGATGAACTGGAAATTTCTCAGTTAATCCAACATTCTTTAAACAAAGAGGGATTTGACTGTCGTATTAGCCGCGATGGTATCAACGCTTTGCAGATGTTTCAGGAACAACCACCAGATTTAATCATCCTTGACTTAATGATTCCGGGGTTGGATGGACTGGAAGTGTGTGCGAGGATTCGTCAGCAACCCGGTGCAAAAGATCCCTATATTTTGATGCTGACAGCTAGAGGTGAGGAAATTGATCGGGTGATTGGCTTATCTACTGGTGCTGATGACTATATGGTTAAACCCTTTAGCCCTAGAGAGTTAGTTGCTAGGGTTCGGGCATTATTGCGGCGTAGTCTCCGCCAAGGAGGACAGCATCAGGTGAATCGGACTCGACACTTTGTGATTGATTTAGATCAGCACACTGCGATTCGGCAAATTAATTCCCAACCTGCTGAAACTTTAGACTTAACTACTTTAGAATTTAATTTATTAAATACCTTTGTTAGTAATCCTGGTCGAGTTTGGAACCGGACTCAACTAATTGATAAACTTTGGGGTGATGATTTTTTTGGTGATGAACGGGTTGTAGATACTCATGTAGCACGATTGCGGAAAAAAGTTGAACCAGATCCGGCTAGTCCTACTTTTATTAAAACTGTGGTTGGGGTAGGCTATAAGTTTGAAGATTCCCTGTAG
- a CDS encoding NTP transferase domain-containing protein produces MANFAIILAAGKSTRMGSCKTSLPWSEGKTLLTYQIEQWLSVDFTPVVVLGLHNSQKQQDCPSGSLTVINSDANSGKTSSILAGLQNIPPNYEILAISALDQPRKLEIYQKLISAHTTNLPLITAPTYQGKMGHPILFGNEMRSHLQDIHEDTLGLRQIIQKFHLEIHQVEFDNSDILLDINTPEIYQEQLLNLKSPSQTLIDDSGENHK; encoded by the coding sequence TTGGCAAACTTTGCTATTATTCTCGCTGCTGGTAAATCTACTCGCATGGGTAGTTGTAAAACATCCCTACCTTGGAGTGAGGGAAAAACGCTATTAACCTATCAAATAGAACAGTGGTTAAGTGTAGATTTTACGCCTGTGGTCGTCTTGGGTTTACACAATAGCCAGAAACAACAAGATTGTCCTTCAGGTAGTTTAACAGTGATTAATTCTGATGCTAATTCTGGGAAAACAAGTTCAATTTTGGCAGGTTTACAAAATATTCCCCCAAATTATGAAATATTAGCCATTTCTGCTCTTGATCAACCCAGGAAATTAGAGATTTACCAAAAACTTATATCAGCGCACACAACTAATTTACCATTGATAACTGCACCCACCTATCAAGGTAAAATGGGACATCCGATACTTTTCGGAAATGAGATGCGATCGCACTTACAAGATATTCATGAAGATACTTTGGGTTTGCGTCAGATTATCCAGAAGTTTCACTTAGAAATTCATCAAGTTGAATTTGATAATTCTGATATTCTCCTAGATATTAACACACCGGAAATATATCAAGAGCAACTTTTAAACCTCAAGTCACCATCTCAAACTCTAATTGATGACTCTGGAGAAAATCATAAGTGA
- a CDS encoding ureidoglycolate lyase produces MSRSKTVQQLQAEWITPDNFQRYGQVISPSEDGKTFDVEDAQLNLKNGTPRFYIMRLEKRGRKFDKITRHLQCTQCLGSLAGKDWLIAVCPPHNDVNQPVLEEIAAFRIPGNCFIKLNEGTWHAGPYFEHEFVDFYNLELADTNVVDHFTYDFLQSHQLEFEMVT; encoded by the coding sequence ATGAGTAGATCAAAGACAGTACAACAGTTGCAGGCTGAATGGATCACACCAGACAATTTTCAGCGTTATGGACAGGTAATTTCCCCTAGTGAAGATGGTAAAACTTTTGATGTCGAAGATGCCCAATTAAACCTGAAAAATGGGACTCCACGATTTTATATTATGAGGTTAGAAAAGCGCGGGCGGAAGTTTGATAAAATTACTCGTCATTTACAATGTACCCAATGTTTAGGTTCTTTGGCAGGAAAAGATTGGTTAATCGCGGTTTGTCCTCCTCATAATGATGTGAATCAACCAGTATTAGAAGAGATTGCAGCTTTCCGCATACCGGGAAATTGCTTCATTAAGTTAAATGAGGGTACTTGGCACGCTGGGCCATATTTTGAGCATGAATTTGTGGATTTCTATAACTTAGAACTTGCTGATACTAATGTGGTTGATCATTTCACTTATGATTTTCTCCAGAGTCATCAATTAGAGTTTGAGATGGTGACTTGA
- a CDS encoding DUF4168 domain-containing protein, translating to MKKIPNLFFQTSLQHIFPRNLFFGIFATASLVTSSITFSSHADAQTPAVNSTDDITSYAQAVLAMESPRQQAFDEIKKLIGGGEIPKIICNDPKSMNSLPRQAQDIAVTYCNRSQKIVEDNGLSIDRFNKITVELQNNNNLKRQVYNTLIRLQKTPEAR from the coding sequence ATGAAAAAAATTCCTAATTTATTTTTTCAAACTAGTCTGCAACATATATTTCCCAGGAATCTATTTTTCGGTATTTTTGCCACTGCTAGTCTAGTTACCAGCAGTATAACCTTCAGTTCCCACGCCGATGCTCAAACACCTGCCGTTAACAGTACTGATGACATCACTAGCTACGCCCAAGCTGTGTTGGCAATGGAATCACCACGTCAACAGGCTTTTGATGAGATTAAAAAACTGATTGGGGGTGGAGAAATCCCCAAAATTATTTGTAATGATCCCAAAAGCATGAATAGTCTACCACGGCAGGCTCAAGATATCGCAGTCACTTACTGTAATCGCTCTCAAAAAATAGTTGAAGATAATGGACTCAGTATTGACCGATTCAACAAAATTACTGTAGAGCTACAAAATAACAACAACTTAAAACGACAAGTTTATAATACATTGATCCGCCTGCAAAAAACCCCAGAAGCTCGGTAG